The segment CGAACTGGTGGTTCACGGTGACGCCGTGCTCCTCCTCGAAGTCGGCGATCACCGCCTCGTAGGCCGGTCCCTCGTTCTCGGCGTCGGAGGTGTCCCAGTAGGTGATGGTCCCACCCACCTCGCCGTCACCCTCCGCCGCTCCCCCGCCGCCCGAACAGGCCGTCACCGCGAGCGCCAGTCCCGCCCCGGCACCAACGACACGTATCAGCCGCATGTTTCGCTCCTCCGGTTGGTTGCGCGTGACCCATCACACAGGAAGGGATGCGCCGAATCTAGCAAAACATTTCAGTTCATGAAATGCCTTTGCGTTCGTTCCCGTTCGTCCCAGCCAAAGCGAGGCGGAGAGCAAAGCCATGAACAGCGAAAACCAACGGAGCGGTGCAACACTTCGGGCCCGCAAACCGCGTCAGACGGCGTGCGGACCCGCGTGGTAGCGTTTCAGGCGGAACAACACGAGCTCAGGGAGTTGACAAACGGTGACGGCCCTCTTCCGGTCTCCTGATTCCGCCCCGGACGAGACGAGTACAGCGCGGTTGAGCACCCCGGAGAACTTCCGCGACCTCGGTGGTCTGCGCTCCCCCCTGGGATCGGTGCGCCGCGGCCTCGTCTTCCGCAGTGACGACCTGGCCACCGCGCCCGCGGAGTTCACCGAGTCGATGGTGAGTGAGCACCGGATCGCGCACGTGATCGACCTGCGGGGCGCCGAAGAACTGTCCTTCACCGGCCGTGGACCGTTGGCGACGGCGTCGGTGACCTACCACCACATCCCCGTGGCCGACGACCTCGCGCCGTCCAACCGCGGCCCCGCCCGGTCCACCGAGGAGATGGGCGCCTCCTACGCGCGGTTCACCGAGCTCGCCGCCCCACGGTGGGCGATGGCGCTGTCCCTCGTGGCGAGCGCCGAGGGCGGGGTCGTGTTCCACTGCGCGGCGGGCAAGGACCGCACGGGAATCCTCGCCGCGCTGATCCTGAGCGCGTTGGACGTCCCCGTCGCCGACATCTCGGCCGACTACGCGCGCACCGACCAGGTGCTGACCGCGGTCAACGCGCGGATCGTCGAACTCGTCCAGGCCGTGCACGCTCCCCGGTACGCCGGCCAGCCGCCGCTACCCCCGGACAGCCCCGTGGTTCGTCCGTTCGCGGCGACGATGACCGCCTACCAGCGCATTCTGA is part of the Spiractinospora alimapuensis genome and harbors:
- a CDS encoding tyrosine-protein phosphatase, which encodes MTALFRSPDSAPDETSTARLSTPENFRDLGGLRSPLGSVRRGLVFRSDDLATAPAEFTESMVSEHRIAHVIDLRGAEELSFTGRGPLATASVTYHHIPVADDLAPSNRGPARSTEEMGASYARFTELAAPRWAMALSLVASAEGGVVFHCAAGKDRTGILAALILSALDVPVADISADYARTDQVLTAVNARIVELVQAVHAPRYAGQPPLPPDSPVVRPFAATMTAYQRILTERHGHVLGPVRAAGLSPAVEQRLRDRLIDGA